A region of Solanum dulcamara chromosome 7, daSolDulc1.2, whole genome shotgun sequence DNA encodes the following proteins:
- the LOC129896061 gene encoding probable pectate lyase P59 yields the protein MGGPKLKYTFLFICITLATIIPTLMAHIGHYDEVWRRRAEEAKEYARQIYEPHPENVTLAFNQKLRDTMKELKAVKVSNSTRRGLGTKKYKGPCMVTNPIDRCWRCDPNWADNRKRLADCAMGFASKVTGGKDGEFYVVTDNSDDYNDPKPGTLRYAVIQKEPLWIIFKKSMTIRLHQEMIMQSDKTIDARGANIHIAKGAGITLQYIKNVIIHGLHIHDIVEGNGGMVRDAVDHIGIRTKSDGDGISIFGASNIWIDHVSMERCYDGLIDAVEGSTGITISNGHFTDHNEVMLFGASDSSSIDQVMQITLAFNHFGKRLVQRMPRCRWGYIHVVNNDYTHWNMYAIGGSMHPTIITQGNRFIAPPDIFKKQVTKREYSPESVWMQWTWRSEGNLFMNGAYFTESGDPDWSKKHKDLYDGISAAPAEDVTWITRFAGALGCKEGKPC from the exons atGGGAGGACCTAAGTTAAAGTATACCTTCTTATTTATATGTATCACTTTAGCTACAATAATACCGACCCTAATGGCTCATATTGGTCACTACGACGAGGTGTGGAGGAGGAGAGCCGAAGAAGCAAAGGAGTATGCCCGTCAAATTTATGAGCCACACCCTGAAAATGTCACACTTGCATTTAACCAAAAACTTCGCGA CACAATGAAGGAATTAAAGGCAGTGAAAGTTAGCAATAGCACAAGGAGGGGCCTAGGGACGAAAAAGTACAAAGGACCTTGCATGGTTACAAATCCTATTGATAGATGCTGGAGATGTGACCCTAATTGGGCAGACAATAGGAAAAGACTAGCAGATTGTGCAATGGGATTTGCATCTAAGGTCACAGGTGGCAAAGACGGTGAATTCTACGTTGTCACTGATAATTCTGATGATTATAACGATCCAAAACCCGGAACTCTTCGTTACGCTGTTATCCAAAAGGAGCCATTGTGGATCATATTTAAAAAGAGTATGACCATTAG GTTGCACCAGGAGATGATCATGCAGAGTGACAAGACCATCGATGCTCGTGGGGCTAATATTCACATTGCTAAAGGCGCTGGCATAACCCTCCAGTACATCAAGAACGTAATCATCCACGGACTTCACATTCATGACATTGTTGAGGGAAATGGTGGAATGGTTCGGGATGCTGTGGACCATATTGGGATACGTACAAAGAGTGATGGGGATGGTATTTCAATCTTCGGTGCATCCAATATATGGATTGATCACGTCTCTATGGAACGTTGCTACGATGGGCTGATTGATGCTGTGGAAGGATCAACTGGTATCACTATATCAAATGGACATTTCACTGACCACAATGAGGTGATGTTGTTTGGTGCAAGTGATAGTTCTTCCATAGATCAAGTTATGCAAATCACATTAGCATTCAATCATTTTGGGAAGAGATTGGTACAAAGAATGCCAAGGTGCCGATGGGGATATATACATGTTGTTAACAATGACTATACTCATTGGAATATGTATGCCATTGGTGGTAGCATGCATCCCACTATCATTACCCAGGGTAATCGTTTTATTGCCCCGCCAGACATCTTCAAGAAGCAG gtaaCAAAGAGGGAGTACAGCCCAGAATCAGTATGGATGCAATGGACATGGAGATCAGAGGGAAATCTATTCATGAATGGTGCATACTTCACAGAATCTGGTGATCCAGATTGGTCCAAGAAACACAAAGATCTTTATGATGGCATATCAGCTGCCCCAGCAGAAGATGTCACTTGGATTACTAGGTTTGCAGGTGCACTTGGCTGCAAAGAAGGAAAACCTTGTTAG